The genomic DNA ataaactaaaaaaaatctgttcagtATCCAAATGGTGTAATTTAAATTATCATcgacttaagaaaaaaaaaaaaaaaaagccccgCGTGGCAGCGGCACGGTTCTGAGTGCAAAAGAGAGCGGACGGCGGGACCTACCTTCACCTGGCTCTCTGTCATCCCCAGTGAATAAGCGAGCCGCGCTCGCTCGGGCCCCGCCAGGTACTTCGTCTGCTCGAAGGTTTTCTCCAGAGCAAAAATCTGCTGCCCCGAGAAAGTCGGCCGCGAGTGCTTCTTCTTCCCGTCTTTGTCCAAAACCATTCCCGTCTGAGCTGGAAACGGAGAAAAAACAGCTCCGTCAGGAGGGGTTCGCGCTCGCCGCAAGTCGCGCCCGACTCGGGATGGGGGGACTGAGGAAGGGGATTGGGTCTGCCCCGAGGCTCCGCCGCTCCGGAGAGGGGCACAGTGCGGAGCCACCTCTCCGCGTTCCGCGAGTTCCAGCTGTCCGCGCCGCCCTCCGCGGCTCGGGGCGGGGGGAAGAAGGGGGTACTGCCAGGCCCGCCCCGCAGCGTCGCACTTACCGGGACAGGTGAGGCGCGGGTCCCGCCACGGAGAGCCCTGCACCACTCCCGGCCAGAAGATAGGCGGCCGCCCCGGCAGCTCCGCCAGCGGCTTCGGATACCGGGAGACAGCGGCGGGCCCGAAGTACACCCCGGCCGAGGCTGCCAGGCCGTTGATGCGGGGCAGCCCGCCCAGCAGGTTGCCGGCGGCGCCCACGGGCCGCCCCAGGATGTCGCTGATGCCGTGCGGCGTCCCCAGGGGCAGCTGCGTGTTGAGGCCGCCCAGGGCCGGCGCCTTGAAGCCGGAGGGGTTCTGCAGGGCGTAGGGAAATAGAGAGCTCTTCATCTCGGCCATGTTGTGCAGCGCGGCCAGCGGCGTGCTGCCCAGCACGAACGCGCTCTGCCGGTTAGCATCCATCTGCCCCACCGCTAACATTGGCGGTCATCCACGGACGCCGGTCCTGCTCCGAGCGGGGCGAAGCTCGCGGTACGGCCCCGCGCGAGGAGCGCCGGCACG from Lagopus muta isolate bLagMut1 chromosome 5, bLagMut1 primary, whole genome shotgun sequence includes the following:
- the NKX6-2 gene encoding homeobox protein Nkx-6.2, coding for MLAVGQMDANRQSAFVLGSTPLAALHNMAEMKSSLFPYALQNPSGFKAPALGGLNTQLPLGTPHGISDILGRPVGAAGNLLGGLPRINGLAASAGVYFGPAAVSRYPKPLAELPGRPPIFWPGVVQGSPWRDPRLTCPAQTGMVLDKDGKKKHSRPTFSGQQIFALEKTFEQTKYLAGPERARLAYSLGMTESQVKVWFQNRRTKWRKRHAAEMASAKKKHDSETEKLKESSDNEDDDEYNKPLDPNSDDEKITRLLKKHKSTNLALVSPCSTSSDTL